Proteins from a single region of Salvelinus fontinalis isolate EN_2023a chromosome 15, ASM2944872v1, whole genome shotgun sequence:
- the LOC129811451 gene encoding zinc finger protein 395-like isoform X2: MLPKSRLGKRSPLGALVCTSCPSMESTLETGGHGDPEGGVGGPTMGSPGPQHLSRFNNKLLPGQKVYVLCGGRECTGVVEQHNHVDNEVALLLPVLGQHVLRKLEDVWTCPTVPPPPSTTTQGTGRPHQMSSCIDVPRRSAESMDEMMAALVLTSLSCSPLVPSPPQRDTVTGSAGMECGGGELSDSGSSGYWSCDHGYGSPAPSPTITETEGHSLAVPPDEGLDMEQVLFDEPAPRKRRNSVKVAYRCLWPNCGKILKSVVGIKRHIRTLHLGQVSEHERCSCSEEDFYYTEIHQREPRPLTRPLGVSTPSTPWLACTSPSSPSPAGVGPGAGGDSPTEVSPQLSQSAPSNPDFFWQVHSEHSYQVPVQVVAPPVSVSYSCHCTTPTSTPHPRQGASFRVRSVSVGEQWLQQHSAPIRPHPVSTSPQRSHWSTRRIRGEAKKCRKVYGIEHRDQWCTACRWKKACQRFLD, encoded by the exons ATGTTACCTAAGAGTCGTCTGGGGAAGCGTTCCCCATTAGGGGCGTTGGTGTGTACCTCCTGCCCCTCCATGGAGAGCACATTGGAGACAGGGGGTCATGGGGACCCTGAGGGGGGTGTGGGGGGCCCAACCATGGGATCACCAGGGCCCCAGCATCTCAGCAGATTCAACAACAAACTACTTCCTGGACAGAAG gTGTATGTGTTGTGTGGAGGGCGTGAGTGCACAGGGGTAGTGGAGCAACACAACCATGTGGATAATGAGGTGGCTCTCCTACTGCCTGTCCTGGGACAGCATGTCCTGAGGAAACTAGAGGACGTATGGACCTGCCCCACCGTCCCGCCCCCACCTTCTACTACGACACAGGGCACAGGCAGACCACACCAAATGTCCTCCTGCATCGATGTGCCCAGGAG GAGTGCGGAGTCTATGGATGAGATGATGGCAGCCCTGGTTCTGACCAGCCTGTCCTGCAGCCCTCTGGTCCCGAGCCCTCCTCAGAGAGACACAGTCACAG GTTCTGCTGGTATGGAGTGTGGAGGTGGGGAACTCTCAGACAGCGGCAGTAGTGGCTACTGGAGCTGTGACCATGGCTACGGAAGCCCGGCCCCCTCTCCAACAATCACAGAAACAGAGGGTCACAGCCTGGCCGTGCCCCCTGATGAGGGACTGGACATGGAGCAGGTGCTGTTTGATGAGCCAGCACCACGGAAACGCAGG AACTCAGTGAAGGTGGCCTACAGGTGTCTGTGGCCCAACTGTGGGAAGATTCTGAAGTCTGTCGTTGGGATTAAACGTCACATCCGTACCCTGCACCTGGG CCAAGTCAGTGAGCATGAGCGTTGCTCCTGCAGCGAGGAGGACTTCTACTACACAGAGATACATCAGCGGGAGCCGCGGCCTCTCACCCGACCTCTAGGGGTCTCTACCCCCAGCACCCCATGGCTGGCCTGCACCTCCCCCTCCAGCCCCTCTCCCGCTGGCGTAGGACCAGGAGCTGGAGGAGACTCCCCCACAGAAGTGAGCCCCCAGCTCAGCCAGTCTGCCCCCTCCAACCCGGACTTCTTCTGGCAGGTCCACTCTGAGCACTCCTACCAG GTTCCAGTCCAGGTGGTGGCTCCACCTGTCTCGGTCTCCTACTCATGCCATTGTACCACACCTACCTCAACCCCCCACCCAAGACAG GGTGCGTCGTTCCGTGTGAGGTCAGTCAGTGTGGGAGAACAGTGGCTGCAGCAGCACAGTGCCCCCATCAGACCACACCCTGTCAGCACCTCTCCCCAACGCAGCCACTGGTCCACAAG GAGGATCCGTGGCGAGGCGAAGAAGTGCCGTAAGGTGTACGGCATTGAGCACCGGGACCAGTGGTGCACCGCCTGTCGCTGGAAGAAAGCCTGCCAGCGCTTCCTCGACTGA
- the LOC129811451 gene encoding zinc finger protein 395-like isoform X1, with protein sequence MLPKSRLGKRSPLGALVCTSCPSMESTLETGGHGDPEGGVGGPTMGSPGPQHLSRFNNKLLPGQKVYVLCGGRECTGVVEQHNHVDNEVALLLPVLGQHVLRKLEDVWTCPTVPPPPSTTTQGTGRPHQMSSCIDVPRRSAESMDEMMAALVLTSLSCSPLVPSPPQRDTVTAGSAGMECGGGELSDSGSSGYWSCDHGYGSPAPSPTITETEGHSLAVPPDEGLDMEQVLFDEPAPRKRRNSVKVAYRCLWPNCGKILKSVVGIKRHIRTLHLGQVSEHERCSCSEEDFYYTEIHQREPRPLTRPLGVSTPSTPWLACTSPSSPSPAGVGPGAGGDSPTEVSPQLSQSAPSNPDFFWQVHSEHSYQVPVQVVAPPVSVSYSCHCTTPTSTPHPRQGASFRVRSVSVGEQWLQQHSAPIRPHPVSTSPQRSHWSTRRIRGEAKKCRKVYGIEHRDQWCTACRWKKACQRFLD encoded by the exons ATGTTACCTAAGAGTCGTCTGGGGAAGCGTTCCCCATTAGGGGCGTTGGTGTGTACCTCCTGCCCCTCCATGGAGAGCACATTGGAGACAGGGGGTCATGGGGACCCTGAGGGGGGTGTGGGGGGCCCAACCATGGGATCACCAGGGCCCCAGCATCTCAGCAGATTCAACAACAAACTACTTCCTGGACAGAAG gTGTATGTGTTGTGTGGAGGGCGTGAGTGCACAGGGGTAGTGGAGCAACACAACCATGTGGATAATGAGGTGGCTCTCCTACTGCCTGTCCTGGGACAGCATGTCCTGAGGAAACTAGAGGACGTATGGACCTGCCCCACCGTCCCGCCCCCACCTTCTACTACGACACAGGGCACAGGCAGACCACACCAAATGTCCTCCTGCATCGATGTGCCCAGGAG GAGTGCGGAGTCTATGGATGAGATGATGGCAGCCCTGGTTCTGACCAGCCTGTCCTGCAGCCCTCTGGTCCCGAGCCCTCCTCAGAGAGACACAGTCACAG caGGTTCTGCTGGTATGGAGTGTGGAGGTGGGGAACTCTCAGACAGCGGCAGTAGTGGCTACTGGAGCTGTGACCATGGCTACGGAAGCCCGGCCCCCTCTCCAACAATCACAGAAACAGAGGGTCACAGCCTGGCCGTGCCCCCTGATGAGGGACTGGACATGGAGCAGGTGCTGTTTGATGAGCCAGCACCACGGAAACGCAGG AACTCAGTGAAGGTGGCCTACAGGTGTCTGTGGCCCAACTGTGGGAAGATTCTGAAGTCTGTCGTTGGGATTAAACGTCACATCCGTACCCTGCACCTGGG CCAAGTCAGTGAGCATGAGCGTTGCTCCTGCAGCGAGGAGGACTTCTACTACACAGAGATACATCAGCGGGAGCCGCGGCCTCTCACCCGACCTCTAGGGGTCTCTACCCCCAGCACCCCATGGCTGGCCTGCACCTCCCCCTCCAGCCCCTCTCCCGCTGGCGTAGGACCAGGAGCTGGAGGAGACTCCCCCACAGAAGTGAGCCCCCAGCTCAGCCAGTCTGCCCCCTCCAACCCGGACTTCTTCTGGCAGGTCCACTCTGAGCACTCCTACCAG GTTCCAGTCCAGGTGGTGGCTCCACCTGTCTCGGTCTCCTACTCATGCCATTGTACCACACCTACCTCAACCCCCCACCCAAGACAG GGTGCGTCGTTCCGTGTGAGGTCAGTCAGTGTGGGAGAACAGTGGCTGCAGCAGCACAGTGCCCCCATCAGACCACACCCTGTCAGCACCTCTCCCCAACGCAGCCACTGGTCCACAAG GAGGATCCGTGGCGAGGCGAAGAAGTGCCGTAAGGTGTACGGCATTGAGCACCGGGACCAGTGGTGCACCGCCTGTCGCTGGAAGAAAGCCTGCCAGCGCTTCCTCGACTGA